The sequence AGGAGGAAGTTAACAAGCAGAGTAAGGCCACTGAGAATGAACGCTCCAAACGCCTAGACGCCACACGGACTCTCAAAACTTCCGAGGACGACCTCACAAAGGCTAAGGACGCCTTAAAGGAGGCTATCCGAGAAAGAGATAGTGCCTCGACGGGTTTAGAAGGTGCTCAAAAACAGGCCGAAGAACAGACAAAACGTCTACTCGAAGCCGAGGATCAGCTGCGAATAGCCAAGGAGCAAATCAGTGATTTAAAGAAGAGACTGATCTTGGCAGAGAATGATAAAGGCGTGGCAGAGTATGCCCGAGGCGAAACCATAAGGGCCAAGCaggaggctgagtttgccagaAACGAGGCTGAGGCTGCCAAGGAAACGGCTGAGGATGAGGGTTACAACGCGGGGgtagctgaaacccaagcctcccttaaagcccaaattcccagagtatgcaggctatactgctcacaggtttgggaagaggccttAAAGCGAGCTAGGGTGGATGCTTCGTCTGATCTGTGGAAAGCAGAGAGCATATTCTACCCTACAGCGATCCGTGAGGCCGCCTCCACCAGCTCCGAGGCTATGAGCGACCAACATAAGGGAGGGGTCACTCAGTCGGAAGCTGTACAGGTCGGTGCCTTTCCTGGCGAGCCGCTTAAAGGGGGAGAGCTTCATAAGGTGATAAAAGCGCCTGAATGTATGGATCCCGAGGTACCTAAAGAGGATGCTGAGCCAATGATCAGCGTTCAGGTCCCTGATTCCGAAGAGCCAGCCATACTTGCCCAGCCCCTGCAGGCAATTCCCCTCGCCGTGGTCCTTCAGAGTACCAACATCGATCCTACTCAgtcttccccagaagggactgTCCTCCAGGGCATCGAAGCTGGTCCTGTTCTGCCTTCCCAGGATGTGGCCGCCACAGAATTGAAGAAGTAGAAACCCCGGCCAGCCTCCGTATTTGTTTTCAGTTTAATGACTAactagtttcttttttattttgaaaactttgtaatcTGCTGGTAGTTTGAACCTGTTGAACAcctatatgaaattcttttcttcctctttccttttggGTACTTGTTAGTTGCCCTCGTCGATACTTActattgtttatgatttttgaacTAATTATCTTATCATGTATGAATGGTTGAGCATGCAATATATTTAGAATCATGTTTCGGAACGTTAGCTTACCCACCCCTATAGAGCCTTGAACTCATGTCTGAACCTCATTCAATGAAGAGATAGGCATCATCCGAGATGTCACGTGTACTATTAGGTCCCATTTAGTATCCTGATTTccttgaagtagttggtttctccataggtttgagtccgaggaccatgcagtcccttggttctgtccaaaacttagcttttttaagtagttggtttccccataggtttgagtccgagaaccatgcaataccttggttctgtccaaaacttgattttttaagtagttggtttccccataggtttgagtctgaggaccatgcaatatcttggttttgtccaaaacttgattttttaagtagttggtttccccataggtttgagtccgaggaccatgcaataccttggttctgtcaaaaacttgattttgaagtagttggtttccccataggtttgagtccgaggaccatgcaataccttggttctgtccaaaacttgattttttaagtagttggtttccccgtaggtttgagtccgaggaccatgcaataccttggttctatccaaaacttgattttttaagtagttggtttccccataggtttgagcccgaggaccatgcaatatcttgattctgtccaaaacttgatttttaagtagttgggggaattaacccctcggctatggcgtgggaccttggtttagggggattagctcctcagccaagcccctagaaccatccgtgctGCTGATGCTACGAAACG is a genomic window of Quercus lobata isolate SW786 chromosome 2, ValleyOak3.0 Primary Assembly, whole genome shotgun sequence containing:
- the LOC115958362 gene encoding uncharacterized protein LOC115958362, which produces MDGGKSQPSKEREEAPRAKQLKIGHQSKGKETETQSAQGKGKGIEAQSLPSAWLPTPMLHGGPLLETASMRDLGDGEGGYVADALGRTMLLPNDALQATYRMEEEVNKQSKATENERSKRLDATRTLKTSEDDLTKAKDALKEAIRERDSASTGLEGAQKQAEEQTKRLLEAEDQLRIAKEQISDLKKRLILAENDKGVAEYARGETIRAKQEAEFARNEAEAAKETAEDEGYNAGVWEEALKRARVDASSDLWKAESIFYPTAIREAASTSSEAMSDQHKGGVTQSEAVQVGAFPGEPLKGGELHKVIKAPECMDPEVPKEDAEPMISVQVPDSEEPAILAQPLQAIPLAVVLQSTNIDPTQSSPEGTVLQGIEAGPVLPSQDVAATELKK